A single window of Vanessa tameamea isolate UH-Manoa-2023 chromosome 5, ilVanTame1 primary haplotype, whole genome shotgun sequence DNA harbors:
- the Raskol gene encoding ras GTPase-activating protein raskol isoform X6, with the protein MSTERRLSRSFHSCLKGSSTEEAADDEESCYHSLGGRHTLNRQPQVYVEDLSNITLADFDTSQDENDDTSYEKACRRGSAPSTPVPGAQAQHSPSRLASFFFSKRSFRSNPLKRTKSATKLERERALAAVPTHPATHALRTSRSHESLLSAHSPAVSTMDLGPPNQVEIRALHSSVLGRPHCFALSAENRAPRYFACASRKERDRWIYSLRQAARPDEIRTRRCERTVKLWLLEAKAIPPKKRYYCEILLDDTLYARSSSKLKTELCFWGEVYEFSALPAVRAIHVNVYREPERRARKRDKHALVGTVRIPVDDVSSRYLNERWYPVSEGDKPQSPGRAPAPPPALRIKCRYQCVDVLPLDHYARFLDYLKKNYRRLCEYLEPVIGVKAKEDIGCALVLCMAGAGLAPRYLADVVALDVRRTGDHSLTFRGNSLATKSMEAYLKLVGDQYLQDTLGEAVSAAAGAGAAECEVDPQRAGGGAALRRQQAALRDAVSLAWRAIAASAPRFPPPLRDCFATFRERLSSMGREDISDNLISASIFLRFLCPAILSPSLFGITHEYPNERAARNLTLVAKTLQTLANFTRFQGKEAFMEFLNDFLEQEAPNMKAFLRSISTRPQEQQQSQSQLQQQQDGSQRNSSASQGSITGSEGSRSEVAVDADPEWAPHVDLGKQLATLHGLLADSLPKLPAGKIQELDPLSEILEDLNKRLMSNDNGPAPVGDNIFRFNDPTCNTPTKQNVDVPTNGPLNNNFAHSSPIMNKNGVQFNISPSKSNAEESKYKGSYVTVSKSPSFNLRSATLPRNGYGSSPVNQNVNPDRYSSQYNNQEHCVNLKVVQIGFGSDQYPKGISNGINESLERRFQERYKPNSFNQQTHYHNSNYNSTERSPSSDSINHNYSANEMQNIMKETATLDELSDLLKYADDSDIVDEKIMNKKNMSQSKSNNNNIINGNKNSYTNNGSNVSISGLSNVASSGYQSIATYSQSSSPIENTTHLHQPYENGGQPMSRYSQLNYQKQRDKQYYDSKNEKFYPKSPVQQKIEYDIQKYGIQNFTTADNVQSNTNANTKIAPLVFTNPVYNMEDNRQSQEIKKTNENRNSKRCPCGSSSSSIDEEGLSTDNVETNSEEGSTNFNDDGRNFDQQNRNNTHRKLTRDNCNYEDLYQRSNQSHSPRIREDESSSNSPSLRKSSKTRMPRTNPMLSYSTNQNQLNLKHFGQRGESLYESKPHHISTDSGYPMSRSESNVEEVNKEMYRLQISRSQKALFNMENSKNSPEKFLTESSIPETNYPLDRTYSGAKVSSSRLNEDLERHQDYYGVRERRESPSKMFNRESHSSEASERAPVRAERDLPARDKLQRRLSLESARELTDSSDEVDETLYSTTGRRRTKHHRTIEQYEREIERLKCSVEMLRGRLGPTDSGQDHTDAKMKAIISRLICVEEELRREQRKMAAALSHKQRVIEAQEHRIAALDEANTRLLSALVHLQQRAPHPAPAHNTNHNNSHSPHSQHSHQELQI; encoded by the exons TTCTTCTCCAAAAGATCATTCAGAAGTAACCCTCTCAAAAGGACTAAATCGGCAACAAAGTTAGAGAGGGAGCGGGCGCTGGCGGCCGTGCCCACCCACCCAGCGACACACGCATTACGAACCTCAAG ATCTCATGAAAGTCTTCTATCAGCTCATTCGCCGGCTGTGTCCACGATGGACCTCGGACCACCTAATCAG GTTGAGATCCGAGCTCTACACTCGTCGGTTTTGGGCAGACCACACTGTTTCGCATTGAGCGCTGAGAACCGTGCGCCGCGATATTTCGCGTGTGCTTCACGAAAGGAACGAGACCGCTGGATATacag TTTACGGCAAGCGGCGCGACCGGATGAAATTCGCACTCGCAGATGTGAGAGGACCGTAAAACTGTGGCTGCTGGAAGCGAAAGCCATTCCTCCCAAGAAACGATATTACTGTGAAATTCTACTCGACGACACATTATATGCAAG atcATCGTCTAAGCTGAAGACGGAGCTGTGCTTCTGGGGCGAGGTGTACGAGTTCAGCGCGCTGCCGGCTGTGCGCGCCATCCACGTCAACGTGTACCGCGAGCCCGAGCGGCGCGCGCGCAAGCGGGACAAGCACGCCCTTGTCG GCACAGTCCGCATCCCGGTCGACGACGTGTCGTCGCGCTACCTCAACGAGCGCTGGTACCCGGTGAGCGAGGGCGACAAGCCGCAGTCGCCCGGccgcgcgcccgcgccgccgcccgcgctgcGCATCAAGTGCCGCTACCAGTGCGTCGACGTGCTGCCGCTCGACCACTACGCGCGCTTCCTCGACTACCTCAAGAAGAACTATCGCCGCCTCTGCGAGTACCTCGAGCCCGTCATCG GCGTGAAAGCGAAAGAAGACATAGGCTGTGCGCTGGTGCTGTGCATGGCGGGCGCGGGTCTGGCGCCGCGCTACCTGGCCGACGTGGTGGCGCTCGACGTGCGGCGCACCGGCGACCACTCGCTCACGTTCCGCGGGAACTCGCTGGCCACCAAGAGCATGGAGGCGTACCTGAAGCTCGTGGGCGACCAGTACCTGCAGGACACGCTGGGCGAGGCGgtgagcgcggcggcgggcgcgggcgcggcggagTGCGAGGTGGACCCGCagcgcgcgggcggcggcgcggcgctgcGGCGCCAGCAGGCCGCGCTGCGCGACGCCGTGTCGCTGGCGTGGCGCGCCATCGCCGCCTCCGCGCCGCGCTTCCCGCCGCCGCTGCGGGACTGCTTCGCCACGTTCCGCGAGAG GCTATCGTCTATGGGCCGTGAAGATATATCGGATAACTTAATCAGTGCATCTATTTTCCTTCGTTTTCTTTGCCCCGCTATTCTCTCTCCAAGTCTATTTGGAATAACTCATG AATACCCGAACGAGCGAGCAGCGCGTAACTTGACGCTGGTAGCGAAGACGCTTCAAACACTGGCTAACTTCACGCGCTTCCAAGGCAAGGAGGCCTTTATGGAGTTCCTCAACGATTTCCTCGAACAGGAAGCGCCCAATATGAAAGCTTTCCTTCGATCGATATCT ACGCGACCACAGGAACAACAGCAGTCACAATCTCAGCTACAACAGCAACAAGATGGCAGCCAACGTAACTCGTCTGCATCACAAGGTTCCATCACTGGTTCAGAAGGTTCTAGAAGCGAAGTAGCAGTGGATGCTGATCCAGAATGGGCACCACATGTTGACTTGGGGAAGCAACTGGCAACGCTGCATGGATTGTTGGCTGATAGCTTACCCAAACTTCCTGCTGGAAAGATACAG GAGCTGGATCCATTGTCTGAAATCTTAGAGGACCTTAATAAGAGATTGATGAGCAATGATAACGGACCGGCACCAGTAGGTGATAATATCTTTAG aTTCAATGATCCTACTTGCAATACACCAACGAAGCAAAACGTCGATGTACCGACCAATGGTCCACTAAACAACAACTTCGCTCACAGTTCACCAATAATGAACAAAAATGGCGTTCAGTTCAATATAAGCCCATCTAAATCTAACGCCGAAGAATCTAAGTACAAAGGATCTTATGTTACTGTATCGAAATCGCCCAGTTTCAATTTACGCTCAGCGACGCTTCCGAGGAATGGATACGGATCGAGTCCTGTCAATCAAAACGTAAATCCGGACCGATACAGTTCTCAGTACAATAATCAAGAGCACTGTGTTAACTTGAAGGTCGTTCAGATCGGCTTCGGCTCAGATCAGTATCCTAAAGGCATTAGCAATGGCATCAACGAAAGCTTGGAGAGGAGATTCCAGGAGAGATATAAACCGAATAGCTTCAACCAGCAAACGCACTATCATAATTCTAACTATAACAGCACTGAAAGATCACCGAGCAGTGACAGTATCAATCACAATTATAGTGCCAACGAAATGCAAAATATCATGAAGGAAACGGCGACGTTGGACGAGCTGTCGGACCTCTTGAAGTATGCGGATGATTCTGACATAGTCGATGAAAAaatcatgaataaaaaaaatatgtcacaatCCAAATCaaacaataacaacattattaatGGAAACAAAAATTCTTACACAAATAACGGCTCAAATGTTTCAATCAGCGGATTATCGAATGTCGCGAGCTCTGGATATCAAAGTATCGCAACATACAGCCAAAGTTCTAGTCCCATCGAAAACACAACGCACTTACATCAGCCATACGAAAACGGCGGGCAGCCAATGAGTCGTTATTCACAGCTAAATTACCAAAAACAGAGAGATAAACAGTATTACGACAGTAAAAATGAGAAGTTCTATCCAAAGAGCCCAGTGCAACAGAAGATTGAATATGATATTCAGAAATATGGTATACAAAACTTCACAACGGCTGACAACGTACAAAGTAACACAAATGCCAATACTAAAATAGCTCCTCTCGTTTTCACGAATCCTGTCTACAATATGGAAGATAATCGACAATCGCAGGAAATCAAGAAAACCAATGAGAACAGAAACTCCAAACGATGTCCATGTGGCTCATCCAGTTCATCCATCGATGAGGAGGGTTTGAGCACTGACAACGTGGAGACTAACTCCGAAGAGGGTTCTACCAACTTCAACGATGATGGTAGAAACTTTGACCAACAGAATCGCAACAATACCCACCGAAAACTCACCAGAGATAATTGTAATTACGAAGATTTGTACCAGAGGAGTAATCAAAGTCACTCTCCTAGAATAAGAGAAGACGAGTCTTCTAGTAATTCTCCAAGTTTGAGAAAAAGTAGTAAAACACGAATGCCTAGAACAAATCCTATGCTCTCCTACTCGACTAATCAAAATCAGCTTAACCTTAAGCACTTCGGCCAAAGAGGTGAGTCGTTGTATGAAAGTAAACCTCACCACATTTCCACGGATTCTGGCTATCCAATGAGCAGATCTGAATCAAACGTGGAAGAggtaaataaagaaatgtacCGACTTCAAATATCACGAAGTCAAAAGGCGTTGTTCAACATGGAAAACTCGAAAAACTCACCCGAAAAGTTTTTGACGGAGAGTTCTATTCCGGAAACGAATTATCCTTTGGATAGAACGTATTCTGGCGCGAAAGTATCGAGTAGCAGGTTGAACGAAGATTTGGAAAGACACCAGGATTACTATGGTGTGAGAGAAAGAAGAGAGTCGCCTTCTAAAATGTTTAATCGGGAGTCGCATTCTAGTGAGGCTAGTGAAAGAGCGCCGGTGAGGGCCGAAAGAGATTTGCCTGCAAGAGATAAGTTGCAGCGACGACTTAGCTTAGAATCTGCCAGGGAACTCACGGACAGCTCTGACGAAGTGGACGAAACGTTATACAGTACAACGGGTAGACGGCGCACTAAGCACCACAGAACCATTGAACAG TATGAACGTGAAATAGAGAGGCTAAAATGTTCAGTAGAGATGCTGCGAGGACGTCTGGGGCCAACTGACTCTGGTCAGGACCACACTGATGCCAAGATGAAGGCTATCATATCCcg ACTGATTTGTGTCGAAGAGGAGCTTCGGCGAGAACAGCGCAAGATGGCGGCCGCGCTGTCACACAAGCAGCGTGTCATCGAGGCGCAGGAACATCGCATCGCAGCTCTCGACGAAGCAAACACAAGGCTGCTGTCCGCACTCGTACACTTACAGCAACGAGCCCCCCACCCCGCCCCCGCACACAACACCAACCACAACAACTCGCACTCACCCCACTCGCAACATTCGCATCAGGAATTACAGATATGA